TTATGTACCCACCATCGGCAATGCTTGTTTGGAAAAATTGAACATAACTTAATGTTGTTAAATCAATTTGGAGAAATTGTTCGTGATGAATGGATTAAGTCCTTTGAAATACGTAAAGAAATTCTTATCGATGAATTTGTGATTATGCCTAATCATTTTCATTGCATTGTTTTTATTAGTCATTCAGTGCCATTAAAAAACAAAGACTTTTCGCGTGTGATTGGTCCAAGCAATAAATCTATTGGCGCGTTAATTTCTGGCTTTAAGTCAGTTGTCACGACTAAAATTAATCAAGTTCGAAATACGCCTTTTCAACTAGTTTGGCAGCGCAATTATCATGAACATATCATTCGCAATGAAAAATCTCTGCAAAATATTCGTGAATATACGAAAAATAATCCATGCACATGGCGTAGCGATTCGTTATTTCTAGACCCAGTTTTGTCGTAAACAGGAAGAGGGCGACCAACCGGTCGCCCCTAC
The Gammaproteobacteria bacterium DNA segment above includes these coding regions:
- a CDS encoding transposase, translated to MSYNTDIRHRRSIRLKYYNYSQNGAYFITLCTHHRQCLFGKIEHNLMLLNQFGEIVRDEWIKSFEIRKEILIDEFVIMPNHFHCIVFISHSVPLKNKDFSRVIGPSNKSIGALISGFKSVVTTKINQVRNTPFQLVWQRNYHEHIIRNEKSLQNIREYTKNNPCTWRSDSLFLDPVLS